One segment of Gaiella occulta DNA contains the following:
- a CDS encoding ABC transporter substrate-binding protein — MRKALLALVALVPVLAVVAAASAAPAAPAAPAGIPGCSIDSLKLVEGGVLTIGADNPAFPPWFGGDEKTKPWKVSDPYSGKGYESAVAYAVAKQLGFARAEVKWTPVPFNNSYAPGKKPFDFYITQVSYKPERAKAVDFSKSYYFVNQAVVGRKGKPIASVRSVAGLKRFKLGAQLGTTSYDTIVDVIKPATKPLVFDTNDAAVKALKNGQIDGIVVDLPTAFFVTAVQVPDGKIIGKLATRGTKERFGLVLQKGSPLTRCVNKALDRLWANGTIGNLQRIWLARAGAPDLR; from the coding sequence ATGCGCAAGGCCCTTCTGGCGCTCGTGGCGCTCGTCCCGGTGCTCGCCGTCGTCGCGGCCGCCTCGGCCGCCCCCGCAGCCCCCGCAGCCCCCGCCGGCATCCCCGGCTGCTCGATCGACTCGCTGAAGCTGGTCGAGGGCGGCGTCCTCACGATCGGTGCCGACAACCCGGCCTTCCCGCCGTGGTTCGGAGGCGACGAGAAGACGAAGCCGTGGAAGGTCAGCGACCCCTACAGCGGCAAGGGCTACGAGTCCGCCGTCGCCTACGCGGTCGCGAAGCAGCTCGGCTTCGCGAGGGCGGAGGTGAAGTGGACGCCGGTGCCGTTCAACAACTCGTACGCGCCCGGCAAGAAGCCGTTCGACTTCTACATCACGCAGGTGTCGTACAAGCCCGAGCGCGCGAAGGCAGTGGACTTCTCGAAGTCGTACTACTTCGTCAACCAGGCCGTCGTCGGCCGCAAGGGCAAGCCGATCGCGTCGGTGCGCTCGGTCGCCGGCCTGAAGCGCTTCAAGCTGGGCGCGCAGCTCGGCACGACGAGCTACGACACGATCGTCGACGTGATCAAGCCGGCCACGAAGCCGCTCGTGTTCGACACCAACGACGCCGCGGTGAAGGCCTTGAAGAACGGCCAGATCGACGGCATCGTCGTCGACCTGCCGACGGCGTTCTTCGTCACCGCCGTGCAGGTGCCCGACGGGAAGATCATCGGCAAGCTGGCGACCAGGGGCACGAAGGAGCGCTTCGGCCTCGTCCTGCAGAAGGGCAGCCCGCTGACGAGGTGCGTCAACAAGGCGCTCGACCGCCTGTGGGCGAACGGGACGATCGGGAACCTCCAGCGCATCTGGCTCGCGCGGGCCGGCGCGCCGGATCTCAGGTAG
- the ligD gene encoding non-homologous end-joining DNA ligase — protein MASPFVEIEVEGRALKITNPDKVLFPAAGHTKRDLVDYYLSVGDGIVRALRERPTQLRRFPDGIEGEQIYQKRVPEKRPDWIEVARVTFPSGRHADELCVTELAHVVWAANLATIDFHPWPSRRPDSEHPDELRIDIDPQPGTSFADAKRVAGVVRETLAEIGCSGWPKTSGNRGIHVAVRIEPRWEFPVVRRCALAFAREVERRLPDLVTTAWWKEERGEKVFIDYNQNARDRTIASAYSVRPRADATVSAPVTWDELPDVETEDFTLPTMPGRFARLGDVQAGIDGAAGDLRALLEWVAREEAAGIGEAPYPPNFPKMPGEPPRVQPSRRRERD, from the coding sequence ATGGCGTCGCCGTTCGTCGAGATCGAGGTCGAGGGCCGCGCCCTCAAGATCACGAACCCCGACAAGGTGCTGTTCCCCGCCGCCGGCCACACCAAGCGCGACCTCGTCGACTACTACCTCTCGGTCGGCGACGGCATCGTGCGGGCGCTGCGCGAGCGGCCGACGCAGCTGCGCCGCTTCCCCGACGGCATCGAGGGCGAGCAGATCTACCAGAAGCGGGTGCCCGAGAAGCGCCCCGACTGGATCGAGGTCGCGCGCGTCACGTTCCCGTCCGGACGGCACGCGGACGAGCTGTGCGTGACCGAGCTCGCCCACGTCGTGTGGGCGGCGAATCTCGCGACGATCGACTTCCACCCATGGCCGTCGCGCCGGCCCGACAGCGAGCATCCCGACGAGCTGCGCATCGACATCGACCCGCAGCCGGGCACGTCGTTCGCCGACGCGAAGCGCGTGGCGGGGGTCGTGCGCGAGACGCTCGCCGAGATCGGCTGCAGCGGCTGGCCGAAGACGTCCGGAAACCGCGGCATCCACGTTGCCGTGCGCATCGAGCCGCGATGGGAGTTCCCCGTCGTGCGCCGCTGCGCGCTCGCGTTCGCACGCGAGGTCGAGCGGCGGCTGCCCGACCTCGTCACGACGGCGTGGTGGAAGGAGGAGCGGGGCGAGAAGGTCTTCATCGACTACAACCAGAACGCGCGCGACCGCACGATCGCCTCCGCCTACTCGGTGCGGCCACGGGCGGACGCGACCGTGTCGGCGCCGGTGACGTGGGACGAGCTGCCCGATGTGGAGACCGAGGACTTCACACTGCCGACGATGCCGGGCAGGTTCGCCCGCCTCGGCGACGTGCAGGCCGGGATCGACGGCGCCGCCGGCGACCTGCGTGCGCTGCTCGAGTGGGTCGCGCGCGAGGAGGCGGCCGGCATCGGCGAGGCGCCGTACCCGCCGAACTTCCCGAAGATGCCGGGCGAGCCGCCGCGCGTGCAGCCGTCGCGGCGCCGCGAGCGGGACTGA
- a CDS encoding amino acid ABC transporter permease has translation MLLVTRSPGWAEFKAYFFDGTYYRESFPEIASAFVVNVKLFLVAEGIILPAALLLAVLRSLPGPVFFPLRALAVVYTDLFRGIPTILVIFMLGFGMPGLGVSWIPRSQFFWAVVALVLVYSAYVSEVYRAGIESVHPSQSAAARSLGLSHGQTLRHVVVPQAVRRVVPPLLNDFIGLQKDTALVGALGVVEAFRQTQIDQAATFNGTYYLVAATLFVAITIPLARFTDWLVARDRRRRQAGRLV, from the coding sequence GTGCTGCTCGTCACGCGGTCGCCCGGATGGGCGGAGTTCAAGGCGTATTTCTTCGACGGGACGTACTACCGCGAGTCGTTCCCCGAGATCGCCTCGGCGTTCGTCGTCAACGTCAAGCTGTTCCTCGTCGCCGAGGGGATCATCCTCCCGGCCGCGCTGCTGCTCGCCGTGCTGCGCAGCCTGCCGGGCCCGGTGTTCTTCCCGCTGCGCGCGCTCGCGGTCGTCTACACCGACCTGTTCCGCGGCATCCCGACGATCCTCGTCATCTTCATGCTCGGGTTCGGGATGCCGGGCCTCGGCGTCTCGTGGATCCCCCGGTCCCAGTTCTTCTGGGCGGTCGTGGCGCTCGTGCTCGTCTACTCGGCCTACGTGTCCGAGGTCTACCGTGCCGGCATCGAATCGGTGCACCCGAGCCAGTCCGCCGCCGCGCGCTCACTCGGACTCTCGCACGGCCAGACGCTGCGCCACGTGGTCGTGCCCCAGGCCGTCCGCCGGGTCGTCCCGCCGCTCCTGAACGACTTCATCGGCCTGCAGAAGGACACCGCCCTCGTGGGCGCCCTCGGCGTCGTGGAGGCCTTCCGGCAGACGCAGATCGACCAGGCCGCCACGTTCAACGGCACCTACTACCTCGTCGCGGCGACGCTGTTCGTCGCGATCACGATCCCGCTCGCACGGTTCACCGACTGGCTCGTCGCCCGCGACCGGCGCCGGCGGCAGGCGGGGAGGCTCGTGTGA
- a CDS encoding AfsR/SARP family transcriptional regulator: MSAALQPSKFRIRLFGRLEVARHDRTLGPRDLGGIKPKQVLEILLLARGAHVTRDRLAELLWGDTLPQSTGGALETYVSVLRRRLASGKEGHKVVLTGPGSYRFSIESAEVDLDAFDELVLLAGAAAPRARRDHLEEALALARGEILEDEPYAEWVLDLRDKYREQVQQATLDAANLALTDGDFAGAHAHAQAAMARDRLDERACRAAMRALYALGRRHDALRACERCRALLLQELDVDPMPETEALALSIRCHAEPDDVLPALSSRTRFQRTAPAGGP, encoded by the coding sequence ATGTCGGCCGCCCTGCAGCCATCGAAGTTCCGCATCCGGTTGTTCGGCCGGCTCGAGGTCGCCCGCCACGACCGGACGCTCGGCCCTCGTGACCTCGGTGGCATCAAGCCGAAGCAGGTGCTCGAGATTCTGTTGCTTGCTCGGGGTGCCCACGTGACCCGTGATCGTCTCGCAGAGTTGTTGTGGGGTGACACGCTTCCGCAGAGCACCGGCGGGGCGTTGGAAACGTATGTGTCGGTGCTACGACGGCGGCTCGCGTCCGGGAAAGAGGGGCACAAGGTCGTTCTGACAGGGCCCGGGTCCTACCGGTTCTCGATCGAGAGCGCAGAGGTCGATCTCGATGCGTTCGATGAGCTGGTCCTGCTTGCCGGGGCTGCAGCCCCTCGGGCGCGGCGGGACCACCTTGAGGAGGCGCTCGCGCTCGCGCGTGGCGAGATCCTCGAGGACGAGCCGTACGCCGAATGGGTGCTCGATCTGCGTGATAAATACCGCGAGCAGGTGCAGCAGGCCACACTCGACGCGGCCAACCTGGCCCTCACCGATGGCGACTTCGCGGGCGCACACGCGCACGCGCAGGCCGCGATGGCGCGCGACCGCCTCGACGAGCGTGCCTGCCGGGCGGCCATGCGAGCGCTCTACGCGCTTGGCCGCCGGCACGATGCGCTTCGCGCCTGCGAGCGCTGTCGTGCGTTGCTCCTGCAGGAGCTCGACGTCGATCCCATGCCGGAGACGGAGGCCCTGGCTTTGTCGATTCGCTGCCATGCCGAGCCGGACGATGTCCTTCCAGCCCTCAGCTCCAGAACGCGATTTCAGCGAACCGCCCCTGCAGGGGGTCCGTGA